The Acropora muricata isolate sample 2 chromosome 5, ASM3666990v1, whole genome shotgun sequence genome includes a window with the following:
- the LOC136917356 gene encoding uncharacterized protein produces the protein MVIQLHENERGQVRLNGDLSEPFPISNGVKQGCVLALTLFSIFFTMMLKQATVDLDNDEEVYVRYRLHGSLFNLRRLQAHTKTQERLIQKLLFADDAALVAHTERALQRMTSCFADASRLFGLEVSLKKTEVLHQPTPHEENRPPYIIIGDTEMKSIQQLTYLGCTISSDAKIDKEIDNRLAKANSSFGRLYKRVWNNKCLKCKTKIRVYRAVVLTTLLFSSETWVIYRSQIIQ, from the coding sequence ATGGTGATCCAGCTGCATGAGAACGAACGTGGCCAGGTCAGGCTCAACGGCGACCTGTCAGAACCCTTCCCCATCTCCAATGGTGTAAAGCAGGGTTGCGTCCTGGCACTGACTCTCTTCAGCATCTTCTTCACCATGATGCTCAAACAAGCAACTGTGGACTTGGACAATGACGAGGAGGTATACGTCCGATATCGTCTGCATGGCAGTCTCTTCAATCTACGTCGCCTCCAAGCCCACACTAAGACGCAGGAGAGGCTGATCCAAAAACTTCTCTTCGCGGATGACGCTGCCCTTGTCGCCCATACAGAGCGAGCCCTTCAGCGCATGACATCCTGTTTTGCGGATGCCTCGCGGTTGTTTGGCCTAGAAGTCAGCCTTAAAAAGACGGAGGTTCTTCACCAGCCAACTCCCCATGAAGAAAATCGACCACCCTACATCATCATTGGCGACACTGAAATGAAATCCATTCAGCAGCTTACCTATCTTGGTTGCACCATCTCTTCTGATGCCAAGATTGACAAGGAAATAGACAATAGACTTGCAAAGGCCAACAGCTCCTTCGGTAGACTATACAAACGAGTGTGGAACAACAAATGTCtgaaatgtaaaacaaaaatccGTGTCTATAGGGCTGTTGTTCTTACCACTCTTCTTTTTAGCTCTGAGACCTGGGTCATCTATCGCAGCCAAATAATACAGTGA
- the LOC136918471 gene encoding fibroblast growth factor receptor 1-like isoform X4 has translation MPLINISRHDAKDYRCTADNGVETPAVRDVTIDVQYAPETVTLITNLSISHKVCTDMLATFTCAVAASNPAVETFTLFGNGSMVSSKRDSGIWIRTLTTNGDATYKCTANNSVGVRSSDYINFSVEVPASVTNISNNIIVKEGQNVTLACHGFGFPAPIITWSDAWNQVMENGHILQLPKINRNMAGQYSCTASNSCGTDSRKVDIDVRYPVEATGRGKNAFVAKGIVKTFTCPVNGNPEPNIEWYSEKTGRKISSGKQYKAAESGCYSCVASNSLGTAVNITQCLIVEVKCTCSDNNTTLLVIIGVLGIVVFVLFAVIIWQQRKLSVIRNKRPYEVPQERDAGFYDSEIVMIDPTHLQPKKSTQHQIADELGYMPLQGISSTGEGSNSPVSPAPNVEYAPLDMRTRSWEVERNEVKVEKIIGKGAFGQVAKGTAKNLPLRSEATIVAIKMVKANAPESDKRDLKSELELMKTLKPHPHVIKLLGCVTESEPLLVLIEYVPYGDLLGYLRKSRGLNDTYYKDPDIKPQTSLTSQQLMRFAWQIADGMSYLSLRKVVHRDLAARNVLVGERETCKITDFGMARDVQQENIYERKTKGRLPVKWTAYESLLYGQYTTKSDAWSYGVVLYEISTIGGSPYPRMEGRKIANLLQQGYRMPKPEHVDDDLYRIMMNCWQGEPEARPSFSDLTQQLKGLENQHKRLINMHIYDNALYANLEDLNA, from the exons ATGCCATTGATTAACATCAGCAGACATGATGCAAAGGACTACAGATGCACAGCGGATAATGGTGTTGAAACCCCTGCTGTTAGGGACGTTACCATTGATGTACAAT ATGCACCTGAAACAGTTACTTTGATCACTAACCTGTCAATAAGCCACAAGGTCTGTACAGACATGTTGGCAACTTTTACCTGCGCTGTTGCGGCCTCTAACCCTGCAGTGGAAACCTTCACCTTGTTTGGAAATGGAAGTATGGTTTCAAGCAAGAGAGACTCTGGAATTTGGATTAGGACACTTACCACTAATGGCGATGCAACATACAAATGTACGGCAAACAATTCTGTGGGCGTCAGGAGCAGTGATTACATCAATTTTTCTGTTGAAG TTCCTGCATCAGTGACAAATATTAGTAATAACATCATTGTTAAAGAGGGTCAAAATGTGACACTTGCTTGTCATGGATTTGGATTCCCTGCACCAATTATTACTTGGTCTGATGCCTGGAATCAGGTGATGGAGAACGGGCACATTTTGCAACTGCCTAAAATCAACAGGAATATGGCAGGGCAATACAGCTGCACGGCAAGCAATTCCTGTGGAACTGATAGCAGAAAGGTGGACATTGATGTGCGAT ATCCTGTTGAGGCCACCGGTAGAGGAAAAAATGCTTTTGTGGCTAAAGGAATTGTGAAAACGTTTACATGCCCAGTGAATGGGAACCCTGAACCCAACATCGAATGGTACAGTGAAAAAACTGGGAGAAAGATTTCCAGTGGAAAACAATACAAAGCAGCAGAAAGCGGTTGCTACTCTTGTGTTGCAAGTAACTCTCTTGGTACAGCAGTCAATATCACACAGTGCTTGATTGTCG AAGTCAAGTGCACTTGCTCTGATAATAACACTACATTGTTGGTCATCATTGGAGTTCTTGGAATAgtcgtttttgttctttttgcagTCATAATCTGGCAACAACGAAAGTTAA GTGTTATTAGAAACAAAAG GCCATATGAGGTTCCGCAGGAAAGAGATGCTGGATTTTATGAT AGCGAAATTGTGATGATAGATCCCACTCATCTTCAACCAAAGAAATCCACACAACACCAGATCGCCGATGAACTCGGATATATGCCTTTACAGGGTATCTCTTCAACTGGAGAGGGGTCTAACAGCCCTGTAAGCCCTGCTCCAAACGTTGAATATGCTCCACTAGATATGAGAACACGTTCATGGGAAGTAGAAAGAAACGAAGTGAAAGTAGAGAAGATCATTGGTAAGGGTGCTTTTGGTCAGGTTGCAAAGGGAACCGCGAAGAACCTTCCATTGAGGTCTGAAGCAACAATTGTGGCCATTAAAATGGTGAAAG CTAATGCTCCTGAATCAGACAAGCGAGACTTAAAAtcagaactggagctgatgaagACACTCAAACCGCATCCACATGTCATCAAACTGCTGGGATGTGTTACTGAATCAG AGCCCTTGTTGGTGTTGATCGAGTATGTCCCGTACGGTGACCTCCTTGGTTACCTGAGGAAGAGTCGTGGATTGAATGATACTTACTACAAAGACCCGGATATCAAACCCCAAACCAGTCTGACGTCACAACAACTGATGAGATTTGCTTGGCAAATCGCTGATGGAATGAGTTACTTATCATTGAGAAAG GTCGTTCATCGGGATCTTGCTGCACGTAATGTTTTGGTTGGAGAAAGAGAAACCTGTAAAATAACAGATTTTGGAATGGCCAGAGACGTGCAACAGGAAAATATCTATGAACGAAAAACGAAG GGTCGGCTGCCGGTGAAGTGGACAGCATATGAATCGCTGTTGTATGGacaatacacaacaaaaagtgaTGC ATGGAGTTATGGAGTTGTTCTTTACGAAATTTCTACCATAG gTGGTTCACCATATCCACGGATGGAGGGTAGGAAAATTGCAAACTTGCTTCAGCAAGGATACAGGATGCCGAAACCAGAGCACGTTGACGATGACTT GTATCGAATCATGATGAATTGCTGGCAAGGTGAACCAGAAGCCAGACCATCATTCAGCGATTTAACACAGCAGCTCAAAGGCTTGGAAAATCAGCACAAG AGGCTGATCAACATGCATATCTACGACAACGCACTGTACGCGAACCTCGAGGATTTGAACGCATGA
- the LOC136918471 gene encoding fibroblast growth factor receptor 1-like isoform X3, which yields MAATNWKKRWLTTFSLIHRIMLLAVPPSISQIGGKTAIEGDDVTLKCIAEGTPTPSITWKRLSDNSVVTMPLINISRHDAKDYRCTADNGVETPAVRDVTIDVQYAPETVTLITNLSISHKVCTDMLATFTCAVAASNPAVETFTLFGNGSMVSSKRDSGIWIRTLTTNGDATYKCTANNSVGVRSSDYINFSVEVPASVTNISNNIIVKEGQNVTLACHGFGFPAPIITWSDAWNQVMENGHILQLPKINRNMAGQYSCTASNSCGTDSRKVDIDVRYPVEATGRGKNAFVAKGIVKTFTCPVNGNPEPNIEWYSEKTGRKISSGKQYKAAESGCYSCVASNSLGTAVNITQCLIVEVKCTCSDNNTTLLVIIGVLGIVVFVLFAVIIWQQRKLSVIRNKRPYEVPQERDAGFYDSEIVMIDPTHLQPKKSTQHQIADELGYMPLQGISSTGEGSNSPVSPAPNVEYAPLDMRTRSWEVERNEVKVEKIIGKGAFGQVAKGTAKNLPLRSEATIVAIKMVKANAPESDKRDLKSELELMKTLKPHPHVIKLLGCVTESEPLLVLIEYVPYGDLLGYLRKSRGLNDTYYKDPDIKPQTSLTSQQLMRFAWQIADGMSYLSLRKVVHRDLAARNVLVGERETCKITDFGMARDVQQENIYERKTKGRLPVKWTAYESLLYGQYTTKSDAWSYGVVLYEISTIGGSPYPRMEGRKIANLLQQGYRMPKPEHVDDDLYRIMMNCWQGEPEARPSFSDLTQQLKGLENQHKRLINMHIYDNALYANLEDLNA from the exons TTCCACCAAGCATCTCTCAAATAGGTGGAAAAACTGCAATTGAAGGAGATGATGTGACACTGAAGTGCATAGCTGAAGGAACACCAACTCCAAGCATCACATGGAAAAGACTCTCTGATAACAGTGTTGTCACCATGCCATTGATTAACATCAGCAGACATGATGCAAAGGACTACAGATGCACAGCGGATAATGGTGTTGAAACCCCTGCTGTTAGGGACGTTACCATTGATGTACAAT ATGCACCTGAAACAGTTACTTTGATCACTAACCTGTCAATAAGCCACAAGGTCTGTACAGACATGTTGGCAACTTTTACCTGCGCTGTTGCGGCCTCTAACCCTGCAGTGGAAACCTTCACCTTGTTTGGAAATGGAAGTATGGTTTCAAGCAAGAGAGACTCTGGAATTTGGATTAGGACACTTACCACTAATGGCGATGCAACATACAAATGTACGGCAAACAATTCTGTGGGCGTCAGGAGCAGTGATTACATCAATTTTTCTGTTGAAG TTCCTGCATCAGTGACAAATATTAGTAATAACATCATTGTTAAAGAGGGTCAAAATGTGACACTTGCTTGTCATGGATTTGGATTCCCTGCACCAATTATTACTTGGTCTGATGCCTGGAATCAGGTGATGGAGAACGGGCACATTTTGCAACTGCCTAAAATCAACAGGAATATGGCAGGGCAATACAGCTGCACGGCAAGCAATTCCTGTGGAACTGATAGCAGAAAGGTGGACATTGATGTGCGAT ATCCTGTTGAGGCCACCGGTAGAGGAAAAAATGCTTTTGTGGCTAAAGGAATTGTGAAAACGTTTACATGCCCAGTGAATGGGAACCCTGAACCCAACATCGAATGGTACAGTGAAAAAACTGGGAGAAAGATTTCCAGTGGAAAACAATACAAAGCAGCAGAAAGCGGTTGCTACTCTTGTGTTGCAAGTAACTCTCTTGGTACAGCAGTCAATATCACACAGTGCTTGATTGTCG AAGTCAAGTGCACTTGCTCTGATAATAACACTACATTGTTGGTCATCATTGGAGTTCTTGGAATAgtcgtttttgttctttttgcagTCATAATCTGGCAACAACGAAAGTTAA GTGTTATTAGAAACAAAAG GCCATATGAGGTTCCGCAGGAAAGAGATGCTGGATTTTATGAT AGCGAAATTGTGATGATAGATCCCACTCATCTTCAACCAAAGAAATCCACACAACACCAGATCGCCGATGAACTCGGATATATGCCTTTACAGGGTATCTCTTCAACTGGAGAGGGGTCTAACAGCCCTGTAAGCCCTGCTCCAAACGTTGAATATGCTCCACTAGATATGAGAACACGTTCATGGGAAGTAGAAAGAAACGAAGTGAAAGTAGAGAAGATCATTGGTAAGGGTGCTTTTGGTCAGGTTGCAAAGGGAACCGCGAAGAACCTTCCATTGAGGTCTGAAGCAACAATTGTGGCCATTAAAATGGTGAAAG CTAATGCTCCTGAATCAGACAAGCGAGACTTAAAAtcagaactggagctgatgaagACACTCAAACCGCATCCACATGTCATCAAACTGCTGGGATGTGTTACTGAATCAG AGCCCTTGTTGGTGTTGATCGAGTATGTCCCGTACGGTGACCTCCTTGGTTACCTGAGGAAGAGTCGTGGATTGAATGATACTTACTACAAAGACCCGGATATCAAACCCCAAACCAGTCTGACGTCACAACAACTGATGAGATTTGCTTGGCAAATCGCTGATGGAATGAGTTACTTATCATTGAGAAAG GTCGTTCATCGGGATCTTGCTGCACGTAATGTTTTGGTTGGAGAAAGAGAAACCTGTAAAATAACAGATTTTGGAATGGCCAGAGACGTGCAACAGGAAAATATCTATGAACGAAAAACGAAG GGTCGGCTGCCGGTGAAGTGGACAGCATATGAATCGCTGTTGTATGGacaatacacaacaaaaagtgaTGC ATGGAGTTATGGAGTTGTTCTTTACGAAATTTCTACCATAG gTGGTTCACCATATCCACGGATGGAGGGTAGGAAAATTGCAAACTTGCTTCAGCAAGGATACAGGATGCCGAAACCAGAGCACGTTGACGATGACTT GTATCGAATCATGATGAATTGCTGGCAAGGTGAACCAGAAGCCAGACCATCATTCAGCGATTTAACACAGCAGCTCAAAGGCTTGGAAAATCAGCACAAG AGGCTGATCAACATGCATATCTACGACAACGCACTGTACGCGAACCTCGAGGATTTGAACGCATGA